The Zingiber officinale cultivar Zhangliang chromosome 9A, Zo_v1.1, whole genome shotgun sequence genome window below encodes:
- the LOC122019168 gene encoding uncharacterized protein LOC122019168, with translation MTSSTASALILAIILLLVAPLSPGNCASTGEGNALFFSFGGSRKNRSFATEFALYGDAEMNSSEVRVTRAVNESSGLMIYWKPVRFFGTKPGFSSSFSFSVSPGNGGGLAFFLSPVSVPLEPANGDWSRLSTSVVAVKFMMAASLVEVDVGGELLTKSSNLSDDGLLLILSRGEKLHSWIDYDGESKRIEVRLCQDKDPKEAAPSISHSIDLSYMLWREASWVGLSSWSGNSMKHNTDINFIL, from the coding sequence ATGACGTCCTCGACCGCTTCCGCTCTCATTCTCGCCATCATCCTTCTGCTTGTCGCCCCCTTGTCACCTGGGAACTGCGCATCGACTGGAGAAGGTAAcgctctcttcttctctttcggTGGGTCGCGGAAAAATCGGAGCTTCGCCACGGAGTTTGCCCTCTATGGCGATGCTGAGATGAATAGCTCGGAGGTGAGGGTGACGCGTGCGGTGAACGAGAGCTCCGGGCTTATGATTTACTGGAAACCAGTCAGATTCTTTGGCACCAAGCCCgggttctcttcttccttctcgttCTCTGTTTCGCCCGGCAATGGCGGAGGCCTAGCTTTCTTTTTATCTCCGGTCAGTGTTCCCTTGGAACCGGCGAATGGCGACTGGTCTAGGTTATCGACCAGTGTCGTTGCAGTGAAGTTCATGATGGCAGCAAGCCTCGTCGAAGTCGATGTTGGCGGAGAACTTTTGACAAAAAGCAGTAATCTTTCCGACGATGGTTTGCTTCTCATCCTCAGCAGAGGAGAAAAATTGCATTCTTGGATTGATTACGACGGAGAATCGAAGAGAATAGAGGTCAGGCTTTGCCAGGACAAGGATCCGAAGGAAGCAGCCCCTTCGATCTCTCACTCTATCGATTTGTCTTACATGTTGTGGAGGGAGGCGTCCTGGGTGGGTTTATCTTCCTGGAGTGGCAATTCTATGAAACATAACACAGATATCAATTTTATTCTTTAG